Proteins from a genomic interval of Ndongobacter massiliensis:
- a CDS encoding DUF2254 family protein produces MGFVDLRHPEWHAFIPEVLLMNVGLSTTLLTTLAGALLTITTFTFSTLMTVMNMYSNSYSPRMVSNFTEKKRINRVLGVFVGGFLYCVLTLFVIGGIYEKQRVVADGISLVYATFCMFHFILFVHEVIRMTSGSNVVQSVYQEALPVIDAQVAKRRRSLSLQTTECERSIKIYALSTGYLNSIDVARIVRHLQGQKGILQIERHLGDYIVKDFHLATLHLTKTGRCRKTNPRNFWTVLPIVLLHRKWHMNKSKKSFATMRLTSLTRRWMRFRMHTTAPTLKGRMLSLPLSRRMRSIARLWKRRHEEGFSLSLKKTRTEWNRCGSFCIWHRA; encoded by the coding sequence GTGGGATTTGTAGATTTACGGCATCCGGAATGGCATGCGTTTATTCCGGAAGTGCTTCTTATGAACGTGGGGCTTTCAACCACACTTTTGACGACGCTGGCGGGGGCATTGCTGACGATTACGACATTTACATTTTCTACGCTGATGACGGTGATGAATATGTATTCGAATAGCTACTCGCCGCGTATGGTGTCAAATTTTACGGAGAAAAAGAGGATCAATCGCGTACTGGGCGTATTTGTTGGAGGCTTTCTCTACTGCGTATTGACTCTGTTTGTCATCGGAGGCATCTACGAGAAGCAGCGCGTAGTGGCGGATGGCATTTCCCTCGTATATGCTACTTTCTGTATGTTTCACTTCATTCTTTTTGTACATGAGGTCATTCGAATGACCAGCGGCAGCAATGTGGTGCAAAGCGTCTATCAGGAGGCATTGCCCGTGATCGACGCGCAGGTGGCGAAGCGGCGGCGCTCTCTTTCGTTGCAAACGACGGAATGTGAACGAAGCATTAAAATTTATGCACTTTCCACCGGATATCTCAACAGCATTGATGTAGCGCGTATAGTGCGGCATTTACAAGGACAAAAGGGCATTTTACAGATTGAGCGGCATCTTGGAGATTACATTGTCAAAGACTTCCATCTTGCCACCTTGCATCTTACAAAGACTGGTCGCTGTCGGAAGACGAATCCAAGGAATTTTTGGACAGTATTGCCGATTGTTTTATTACACAGGAAATGGCACATGAACAAGTCAAAGAAGTCGTTCGCAACTATGCGGCTCACGTCTTTGACACGGCGATGGATGCGATTCCGGATGCATACGACCGCGCCTACCTTAAAAGGACGTATGCTGTCTTTACCTTTGAGCAGGCGGATGCGGTCAATCGCGAGGTTATGGAAGAGAAGGCATGAAGAGGGCTTCTCGTTGTCTTTGAAAAAGACCCGCACCGAGTGGAACCGGTGCGGGTCTTTCTGTATTTGGCATAGAGCATAA
- a CDS encoding PLP-dependent transferase yields the protein MYGGARKDDTFGGILSPFTAWLITRGLVTVPLRMEQHSRAALEVAQFWRLVRQYALCIIRGSRVTRNRNGHSP from the coding sequence GTGTATGGAGGAGCGCGAAAAGATGATACCTTCGGCGGCATTTTAAGTCCATTTACGGCGTGGCTCATTACGCGCGGCTTGGTGACTGTTCCGCTGCGCATGGAACAGCATAGCCGCGCTGCACTTGAAGTGGCACAGTTTTGGAGACTTGTCCGGCAGTACGCTTTGTGCATTATCCGGGGCTCAAGAGTCACCCGCAATAGGAACGGGCACAGTCCTTGA
- a CDS encoding DUF1097 domain-containing protein, protein MNKELKKNLWWSFFITVFAVIYAVIYNLLPIPNPAMWCTYVTLPIFFLHGGDLKVIPKLCVCAVCGFLWGLFCLWLMAISAGWGFMPSLIFGVFISVLLCCAFHMGFALNTIFGSCPTVFGGFAVCFATGGANGVTMCLTMIAGVLLGGIMAITGKCSEKLAGLEENGKEVA, encoded by the coding sequence ATGAACAAAGAATTGAAAAAGAACTTATGGTGGTCGTTTTTTATAACGGTTTTTGCCGTTATCTATGCTGTGATTTATAACCTGTTACCCATTCCCAATCCGGCAATGTGGTGTACGTATGTGACGTTGCCAATCTTCTTTCTGCATGGTGGAGATTTGAAAGTGATTCCAAAACTCTGCGTTTGCGCTGTTTGCGGTTTTCTATGGGGGCTGTTTTGTCTATGGCTCATGGCCATTTCAGCAGGATGGGGATTCATGCCTTCGCTGATTTTCGGCGTTTTTATCTCTGTTCTGCTCTGTTGTGCCTTCCACATGGGATTTGCATTGAATACCATTTTCGGATCCTGTCCCACAGTATTTGGCGGCTTTGCAGTCTGTTTTGCTACCGGCGGAGCAAATGGCGTAACAATGTGTTTGACTATGATTGCGGGTGTCTTATTGGGAGGTATTATGGCGATCACCGGAAAATGTTCGGAAAAACTTGCCGGGTTGGAAGAAAACGGAAAGGAGGTAGCGTGA
- a CDS encoding LysR family transcriptional regulator substrate-binding protein, translating into MKSDEVLGGTVYFGMVESIFELLPNEFFLEYHKRFPNVLLDLDVTGTAALKNGLLQGTLDAACLVDYPLSPTEWSVWESLETPIVIIANPNHFLANRSVVQLRDICGQRLILMKETAPYSIQFNHATAKAHLTMKPFLRLKSAQTADGGAARRNQRHTRRGTDLFVGVSGDFFPRSCTCVTME; encoded by the coding sequence ATGAAATCAGACGAAGTGCTTGGCGGAACGGTATACTTCGGGATGGTGGAATCCATTTTTGAACTTCTTCCGAATGAATTTTTTCTGGAATACCACAAACGTTTCCCCAATGTACTCCTAGATTTGGATGTGACCGGTACGGCGGCACTTAAAAATGGACTCTTACAAGGAACCCTGGATGCCGCCTGCCTCGTCGATTATCCTCTTTCTCCCACCGAATGGAGTGTGTGGGAATCATTGGAAACGCCGATCGTCATTATCGCTAATCCGAATCATTTCCTAGCAAACCGCTCGGTCGTCCAATTGCGAGATATCTGCGGGCAGCGACTCATTTTAATGAAGGAGACGGCTCCGTATTCCATTCAATTCAATCACGCAACAGCCAAGGCGCATTTGACTATGAAGCCGTTTTTGCGTCTCAAGAGTGCACAAACAGCCGATGGAGGGGCTGCTCGAAGAAATCAAAGACACACTCGAAGAGGCACTGACCTCTTTGTAGGCGTCTCCGGAGATTTCTTTCCCCGGTCCTGTACTTGCGTTACAATGGAATAA
- a CDS encoding response regulator transcription factor — protein sequence MQYIYVVEDDRNIRELICYALNNNGFRAIGFPDAMALYKALSERRPALFILDIMLEGEDGYQILSRVRNAAETADIPVIMLTAKTSEYDKVRGLDMGADDYMTKPFGVMELLSRVRAVLRRSHRQEESSVLTYRDIEMDVEKRTVKVGEQDLKLTYKEFELLYYLMVNADVVLSRDRIMNEIWGYEYIGETRTVDVHIRSLRKKLGESGEVIRTVRNIGYKLGENG from the coding sequence ATGCAGTACATTTATGTGGTGGAGGATGACCGAAATATCCGCGAGTTGATTTGTTATGCTTTGAACAACAACGGTTTTCGCGCCATCGGTTTTCCGGATGCCATGGCACTGTACAAGGCGCTCAGCGAGCGCCGCCCCGCTCTTTTTATTTTGGATATCATGTTGGAAGGGGAAGACGGGTACCAGATTCTTTCCCGCGTACGCAATGCGGCGGAGACGGCGGACATTCCGGTCATTATGTTGACGGCAAAGACCAGCGAATACGACAAAGTGCGGGGGCTGGATATGGGCGCCGACGACTACATGACAAAACCCTTCGGGGTCATGGAGTTGTTGAGTCGGGTGCGCGCGGTACTGCGTCGCAGCCATCGACAGGAAGAAAGCTCCGTGCTGACGTATCGGGACATCGAAATGGATGTGGAGAAGCGCACGGTGAAAGTGGGCGAACAGGATTTGAAACTCACGTATAAGGAGTTTGAACTGCTCTACTACCTGATGGTGAATGCCGATGTGGTGTTGTCACGCGATCGCATTATGAATGAGATCTGGGGCTACGAATACATCGGAGAAACGCGGACGGTCGATGTGCACATTCGCTCCCTGCGCAAGAAGTTGGGAGAAAGCGGTGAAGTCATCCGAACGGTTCGCAATATCGGCTATAAATTAGGAGAAAACGGATGA
- a CDS encoding cell wall metabolism sensor histidine kinase WalK, translated as MKQSLRKRLFFPILFVLLLSFPLYLITHYGMTMYDRMQRAEDLASIFEGKTDAAIAERERMLAAEEERRPLLQIRPLAAKPAESLKDAFVFQSAEGQYYEVRAVAPSLFAGASFLFIPLGILVLAAFVVSEFVARRVKKKNLEPLQEVAAYLNRMITGDFDPETDPPLSEDLELSEVLGDSEQRAAFKKMISQLRENEILRRQFSANVTHELKSPLTSINGYAEMIESGMTDGEDAQRFAGIIRREGMRLLGMINEIIQLSEFDTGHVRNEEQEKLDLTMIVQEECRSLSRMARERNVEVRVTAPSPMWIQGSRRLIADVVRNLLSNAIKYSKEAGGRVEVVLQETEEWVTLTVHDNGIGIDPAEQKRIFERFYVVDKARTRQSGAGTGLGLSLVKHTMQLHGGDVRVHSKLGIGSSFIVRFPNSVETADSMERKESENQPVTPVVTK; from the coding sequence ATGAAGCAGAGTTTGCGTAAGCGCCTCTTTTTCCCCATTCTTTTTGTTCTTCTGCTTTCTTTTCCCTTATATTTAATTACGCATTACGGGATGACGATGTACGATCGCATGCAGCGGGCGGAAGATCTGGCGTCGATTTTTGAAGGAAAGACCGATGCGGCGATTGCCGAACGGGAGCGGATGCTGGCTGCCGAAGAGGAGCGCCGACCGCTTCTGCAAATTCGACCATTGGCGGCAAAGCCGGCGGAATCGCTGAAGGATGCCTTTGTTTTTCAAAGTGCGGAAGGACAGTATTATGAAGTCCGTGCCGTTGCGCCGTCTCTTTTTGCGGGGGCGAGTTTCCTTTTCATTCCCCTCGGGATTCTGGTGCTCGCCGCATTTGTCGTCTCGGAGTTTGTGGCGCGACGCGTAAAGAAGAAAAATTTAGAGCCGCTGCAGGAAGTGGCCGCCTATTTGAATCGGATGATTACGGGCGATTTTGATCCCGAAACGGATCCGCCACTTTCGGAGGACCTGGAACTTTCCGAGGTATTGGGCGATTCGGAGCAACGTGCCGCTTTTAAGAAAATGATTTCACAACTGCGTGAAAATGAAATTCTGCGCCGTCAGTTTTCTGCCAATGTGACGCACGAACTCAAAAGTCCGCTTACCTCGATCAACGGCTATGCGGAAATGATCGAAAGCGGAATGACGGACGGTGAAGACGCACAGCGCTTTGCCGGAATCATTCGCCGGGAGGGCATGCGGCTGTTGGGCATGATCAATGAGATTATTCAACTCTCCGAGTTTGATACGGGGCATGTGCGCAATGAGGAGCAGGAAAAGCTGGATTTGACGATGATTGTGCAGGAAGAATGTCGGTCGCTTTCGCGCATGGCCCGGGAACGCAATGTCGAGGTGCGGGTGACGGCACCTTCGCCGATGTGGATCCAAGGGAGTCGCCGTCTGATTGCGGATGTGGTGCGCAACTTGCTCTCGAATGCGATTAAATATTCCAAAGAAGCGGGCGGCCGGGTTGAGGTGGTGTTGCAGGAAACGGAAGAATGGGTAACACTTACGGTACATGACAATGGCATCGGGATTGATCCGGCGGAGCAGAAACGAATTTTTGAACGCTTTTATGTGGTCGATAAGGCGCGTACGCGACAAAGTGGAGCGGGAACGGGACTGGGACTTTCACTGGTAAAGCACACGATGCAGCTGCACGGCGGCGATGTACGCGTGCACAGCAAATTGGGAATCGGGTCCAGTTTCATCGTGCGTTTTCCGAATTCTGTGGAGACGGCGGATTCGATGGAAAGGAAGGAAAGTGAAAATCAGCCGGTTACGCCTGTGGTTACAAAATAA
- a CDS encoding PLP-dependent transferase: MRGQYSGMMSFDIQGDLRAHEKFLDALKLVTHAVSLGDVESLIVYYDETSDKLPHYPEIYRKGFFLFSIGLESGKDIIEDLKQAMKAAGVFS, encoded by the coding sequence ATGCGCGGGCAGTATTCAGGAATGATGTCCTTTGACATTCAAGGTGATTTACGGGCGCATGAAAAGTTCTTGGATGCCTTGAAATTGGTTACCCATGCGGTTTCCCTCGGCGACGTGGAGAGCTTGATCGTGTACTACGACGAAACGAGCGACAAACTTCCGCATTATCCGGAGATTTATCGGAAAGGATTCTTCCTCTTCAGCATCGGCCTGGAATCGGGAAAGGATATTATTGAAGATTTGAAGCAAGCAATGAAAGCAGCTGGGGTGTTCTCGTAA
- a CDS encoding phosphoenolpyruvate carboxykinase (ATP): MSTTTQFKKSEIGPNLTAMSRLRTIVETPFYGNNVVPIAHLQEAYDLAVASPGTIVTDLPVEQPEHLGLRPGARVLLFNDGAVTGRAAAARRIIGMEGVDTDDLNRKVMDAVYATRRRKLYHAQVIVGLDEDFMVRAHLLIPEGEENLLYDWMLNFQPFTAAYQKRYEASKAYAHEGDIYIFSDPQWSHPEHPLGLTYFDPEHNCAALLGMHYFGEHKKGTLTLAWAIANRNGFASCHGGCKVLKKEGKEPYTLAVFGLSGSGKSTITHATHGGRYDINVLHDDAFIIHTEDRYAIAMEPTYFDKTQDYPVDSPDNRYLLTVQNCGATRCDDKIVIVSEDLRNGNGRAIKSRLWSPHRVDRLDEKIRGICWIMKDPTLPPLLRVNDPTLASLMGATLSTKRTSAERLAKGVDPNALVIEPYANPFRTYPLGDDFAKFKGLFENGVACYILNTGFFFGKKVPKEITLDAVEQIVDGRGKWQPLPDYPTFSYVEWDDFPLPSHFKEDFQKSLVVRADFIKALHGYNALPNEAIQAFCALLH; encoded by the coding sequence ATGTCAACCACGACACAATTCAAGAAATCGGAAATCGGTCCGAATCTTACGGCGATGAGCCGCCTGCGCACGATTGTTGAAACGCCCTTCTACGGGAACAATGTCGTTCCCATCGCCCATTTACAGGAGGCCTACGATTTGGCAGTCGCCTCTCCGGGTACAATCGTCACCGACCTGCCGGTGGAGCAGCCGGAACATTTGGGGCTGCGTCCCGGCGCCCGCGTGCTGCTCTTTAATGACGGTGCCGTGACGGGGCGCGCGGCCGCCGCACGCCGGATTATCGGCATGGAGGGCGTCGATACGGACGATCTGAACCGCAAAGTCATGGACGCCGTGTACGCCACACGCCGGCGCAAACTGTACCATGCACAGGTGATCGTCGGATTGGACGAAGATTTCATGGTGCGTGCCCATCTGCTTATTCCCGAGGGGGAGGAAAATTTATTATACGATTGGATGCTGAATTTTCAACCCTTTACTGCGGCTTATCAAAAACGCTATGAAGCCTCCAAAGCCTATGCGCACGAGGGGGACATCTATATTTTCTCCGATCCGCAGTGGAGTCACCCGGAACATCCGCTCGGTTTAACCTACTTTGATCCCGAGCACAACTGCGCAGCACTATTGGGCATGCATTATTTCGGCGAACACAAAAAAGGCACCCTCACCCTCGCCTGGGCAATCGCCAATCGCAACGGATTTGCCAGCTGTCACGGCGGCTGCAAGGTGTTGAAAAAAGAAGGAAAAGAGCCCTATACACTCGCCGTATTCGGGCTGTCCGGCTCCGGAAAATCGACCATCACACACGCCACCCACGGCGGGCGATACGACATCAATGTGCTGCACGATGACGCCTTCATCATTCACACCGAAGACCGCTATGCGATTGCTATGGAACCGACGTATTTTGATAAGACACAGGACTACCCGGTTGATTCGCCGGATAACCGCTATTTATTGACCGTTCAAAACTGCGGCGCTACGCGCTGCGACGATAAAATCGTCATTGTCAGCGAAGACCTGCGCAACGGCAACGGCCGGGCGATAAAATCGCGGCTGTGGTCCCCGCATCGGGTCGACCGTCTCGATGAAAAAATCCGCGGCATTTGCTGGATCATGAAGGATCCGACCCTTCCGCCCCTGCTGCGCGTCAATGATCCGACGCTGGCCTCTCTGATGGGCGCGACACTGTCCACCAAGCGAACCAGTGCCGAACGGCTGGCAAAGGGCGTCGATCCGAATGCACTGGTCATCGAGCCCTATGCCAACCCGTTCCGTACCTATCCGTTGGGGGACGATTTTGCAAAATTCAAAGGGCTGTTTGAAAACGGCGTTGCCTGCTATATCCTGAACACCGGCTTTTTCTTCGGTAAAAAAGTTCCGAAGGAAATTACACTGGATGCCGTCGAACAAATTGTCGATGGGCGTGGAAAATGGCAACCGCTTCCAGATTACCCGACCTTCTCTTATGTCGAATGGGATGACTTTCCCCTGCCTTCCCATTTCAAAGAGGACTTTCAAAAGAGCCTCGTCGTGCGCGCAGATTTTATAAAAGCACTGCACGGCTACAATGCGCTTCCGAATGAGGCGATACAAGCCTTCTGTGCGCTGCTGCACTGA